The DNA region TTATGATGATAAGCGGTAGGATAGGCGTTTTTGCCTTTTTTCTTTCTGTGTTTAACCAAGATAAGGCTATACATTTAAGATACCCTCAAGGCAGGGTTAATTTATAAAAAGGATAGAGATGAAAAATTTAACTTATGGCGTGATAGGACTTGGAAAATTTGGCTCTGTGGTGGCGGAGGAGCTTTTAGCCGCAGGGCATACGGTGGTGATAGCGGATAAAGATGAAGAAGCGCTTAAGAATATACAAAATAGCGTTAATTACGCTTATATTTTGGACTCTACTAATGTCGCTGCCCTTAAGGAGGCTGGTTTTCACGACCTTGGGGTTGTGATAGTAAGTATAGGGGAAAATGTGGAAAAAAGCATTTTAACCCTAATGGCACTTAAAGACATAGGCGTGAGTAATATCATCGCAAAAGCCACTTCTAATATACACGGACAAATTCTTTCAAAGCTGGGTGCGACTAAGGTCATCTACCCTGAAAAAGAAAGCGCAAAAAGACTGGTGAAGGAATTTTTGGTGCAGAGTATGGATTTTGAAGTATTTGACCTCTCTTCTAATACTATGCGTGCGGTAAAAATCACTATCGATGATAAATTAGCAGGAAATTCACTCAAACACATCGCGCAAAATATGCACTTAGTCGCCTATAAAAAACTCAATAGCAACTGGGAAATTTTGCCCGATTTAGAGACCATTACGGCTTTTTCGGGTGATGTTGTGATTTTACTTGGCACGACAAAAGAGCTAAAAGAATTTGAGCATTAAAAGACAAATTCGCCTTTAAGCAAGTGGTGTTTAACCTCTCCTTTAAGTGTATCCTTGCTATAAAGGGAGTTTAGAGGAGCTTTTGTGCTTACATTTTCGTCAAATAAAATCAAATTTGCTTCTTTGCCCTCTTTGATTTCTCCGCTGTTTAGCTTTAAAAACTTGGCTGGATTGAGACTTGTCGCTTCGCATAATTTTTCCCACGATATAAAGGCATTTTGCACTAAAAAGCTATAACAAAGGCTCACATACTCGCAAATGCTGTGAATTCCAAACGCCGCTTCATCAAAGGCTAAATCCTTTAAATTTGAAGACTTAGGGCAGTGCATAGCACTTAAAAAGCGAATTTTGCCTTTTTTAAGGGCATTTTGTAAAAAGGCTCTATCCTCTTCGCTTCTTAAGGGAGGTTTGATTTTCGCGGCGGTGTTAAAATTCTCACAAGCATTTTCATTTTTAATAAGATGATGAATACTTATCAAAATCGTCTCATCGGTAGCGATCTTAAGGGACCTTGCAAGACTTAAGCAATCATATATAACCTCACTTTGATAAAAAGCGGCGATTTCTTTAAGCTTTGCGACTTCGCTACTTTCTGCAAGCTCACTCATACCTATAAGCCCTAATTTAGAGCTTAAAAGGCAGTCGTTCATCACGCCATTATCGTCAAAATCTTCATTTAAGCATTTTGCAAAAATAGGCACTTTTTTCATCAGGGCGTATTGCATAGCGATTTTAAGAATATTTGCATTAAGTTTGCTTTCAAGATCCAAAGCCACAGCACCTTGATTAATCATTGAAGCGATATTTTTAAGCGGTTCTTTAACCTTAACGCTAGAAAAAATTTGTAAAGTTCTGTGTGATAAATTTTGTAAAAATAAAATAAAAGTTTCTTCATCAAAGTCCATTACATCACGCAAAAGTATAGTGCTAACTCCGCCTTTTAAGCACTCTTTTTCCAAAAGATCTAGGTGATTGAGCGAAAATTTGTCATTTTTAAGATAGACACATAAATCGATAAAAGAGGGCAAAAGCGTTAGCCCCTTAGCGTCAAAAATTTCTTCTCCTTGCAAATTTTCGCCTATTTTTTGTATGAGTCCTTGTGAAATTTCAAGGTCTTTTAGCTCTTTTCCATAAATTTTTGCATTTTTGATAATCATTTTATATCCAATCTTTTTGTTTTAAGAGTTTTTCTACCGAATTTCTTACGCTCTCACCTTGTAAAATGCTTACTACTTCGCTTACTATGGGGGTGTAAATTTGATTTTTTTTAGCCAATTTTTCGATAGCAAAAGCCGTTTCAACGCCCTCAGCCACTTCGCCAAGCGTTTGTAAAATTTCTTGCAAATTTTTATTTTGTGCTAACATTAAACCTACGCGGTAATTTCTTGAAAGCATACTTGAAGCTGTTAAGAACAAATCCCCAGCCCCGCTTAACCCTAAAAAAGTCTCCTCTTTTGCCTTAAAAAATTTGCCAAAGCGGTGCATTTCGATTAAGCCTCTTGAAATGAGACTTGCCCTTGCATTATTTCCAAGCTTTAAGCCATCGCATATCCCACTAGCTATAGCAAGGACATTTTTATACGCTCCGCAAATTTCAGCCCCTCTTACATCATCATCAATATAAGTTTTGATAAAGGGAGGGAAAAAATTTGCAAATTCCTTACAAAGGGCTAAATTTTTACCATTAATCATCAATGCAGTTGGCAAGTGCTTTTCTACCTCCGCAGCAAAGGACGGACCGCTTAAGACGCAAATTTGATTTTCATCTAAAAATTCCATAAAAATTTCATCTAAAAATAATCCTGTCCTAGCCTCAATCCCCTTAGAAGCAATCAATACTTTTGCATTTTGATTTTTAAAATGCGTTTTAAGCCAAGTATGCAGGGCTTGAGCACTTAAAGCAAAGATGAGATAATCGCATTTTAAAGCTTCTTTTATGGGGATAAAATGAGGCATTTCTCTTGGAGTAGGAGAGCTTATAAAGCAGGTATTTTTCGTGTTTAAAGCGTGGTATAATGCACTTCCCCATTTTCCAGCACCTATGATGGCAATTGAACTCATTTAGCACTTTCTATTGATTTTATTTTATTTTATCCTTTTTTCATTAACTTTAAGCAAAATAAGGTAAAATCGCACTAAAAAGGATTTTTATGCTTATTTTTGGATACAAGTTTATAAAAGCTCCAAATTTCATTTTTACAAAAGAAAATTTTAGTGATGTAAGGGGGGCGATTTTTTGTTTTGATTATGATGAAAAATGTATTAAAGAAGCGAAAAAAAGGGGGGTTAAATTTGCCATTTTCATTAAGGATAAAGATGAAATTTTTCTCTCTAATGCTTTAGGGGCGGAATATTTAATTTTTAAAGATGAAAATTTGGCTAAGTTTGGTGCAAAGGCGGCGGAATTTTATTTATTTGATAGTAAAATTTTAGCACTCGTTAAAGAATTTTGTCATTTAGAAAAATACTATGAAATGGGCGTTGATGGCGTGATTTTAGAAAGTTTTATCCATTTTAAGTCTTAAAGAATTTAAAACCACAGCTAAAGAGCTTAAACTCATCATTAAAGCGGCTAAATGTGGGCTTAATGAAAGGCTAAAAGCCCCCGCTGCAAGAGGTATGCTAAAAAGATTATAGCTAAAAGCCCAAAAAAGATTAAGCTTGATGATGTGTTTTGTCCTTTTTGCCAGATGAAAACAAAGCTTAATGAGGGTCAAATCTTCACGCATTAAAATAATATCGGTATTTTGCTTTGCTAACTCACTTGCCTCGCTAAAACTTATGCTAAGGTCTGCTTTTTGAAGTGCGGCGGCGTCATTTAAACCATCGCCTATGAAAAGAATTTTACATTGTTCTTGTTCTTTTTGTAAGAAATTAAGCTTATCTTTGGGGGTCATTTTAGCGTGAAAGTCGATTTGTAATTCTTTGGCTATTTTTGCTACGCTTTTTTCATTATCTCCGCTTAAAATCACGCTTTTAATGTGTTGTAAATTTAAAAAGTTTATTAGCTCTTTTGCATCTTTTTTAAGGGCATTTTGTAAGGCTACGCCTCCAAGGCAAACGCCATTTTTAGCAAAATAAACCCTAATGGGTGCAAATTCATCGCAAGTATTTAAAAATTCTCTCGTTTTTTCTAGTTCTTTTGTGTCTTTAACTAGCTCTTCATTGCCTATGAGATAGGTATTTTCGTCCTCTTTGTAAATAAGCCCCTTGCCGATTTGATGAGTGATTTCACCTTTTAAGGTGCTTTCTTTTGATTTTTTAGCGATAGCTTTTGCGATAGGGTGAGAACTTTGAGTTTGAATTTGAGCGAGTTTAAGGAAATTTTCTTCACTTAAATTATGCTTAAAAACGCTTAGTGTATTTTGCGTGAGTGTGCCTGTTTTATCAAAAAACACAAGTTTGATTTGACTTAAAATTTCAAGTGCGGCAGGGTTTTTAAGCAGGATAAAATTTTTAGCTCCTTTTTCAAAGGCTAGAGCTAGAGCTAGAGGCGTGGCAAGTCCTAAGGCACAAGGGCAAGAGATCAAAAGCACGGCTAGCGCGTGTAAAAAAGCCTTTTCTAAATTTGGTAAATAAAATAGAAAAACTAGCAAGGCTAAGATGAGGATAAAGCCCACAAAATAAGCCGAAATTTTATCAATCAAACGCATTAGGGGGCTTTTAAAAAGACTCGCCCTAAAAACAAGGTCTTTAAGCTGCTCTAGGGTGCTATCCATAGCCTTTTTGCTTGCCTTTAGCTTTAAATTTCCGCTAATGATCATCGCCCCAGCCTCTATACTTTCTCCAGCTTTTTTAAGCACAGGCATAAATTCGCCATTTAAAAAGCTCATATCCACTTCAGCCCTGCCCTCTAAAATCAGCCCATCGACAGGACTTACTTCATTTTGAGAAAGTAGCAAAATATCATCAGTTTTGACAAAAGAGCTAGAAAGCTCCTTAATCTCGCCATTTTCAAGTAAAATTCTTGCCTTTTTAGCCTCTAAATTTTGGAGTTTGTTTTGGTATATTTGTGCTTTATTTTTAGTTTTTTCCTCGATAAATTTACCCAAAAGCACAAAAGAGACAATCATCGCCGCCCCGCTAAAATATAAATGCTCCCCAAAAAGCCCAAAATACACACACAAAGAGTATAAAAACGCACTTAAACTTCCCAAAGCAACTAGGGTATTCATCGTCAAATTTTTATGCCTTAAGCCCTTTAAAGCACTGAAAAAGAAGTCAAATCCGCAGTAAAAAATCACCACAAAGCTTAAAATAAGTTGTAAATTATAAGAAAAAGTGTTAAAAACAAACATTTCAAAAGCCATAATGACAGAACTTAAGATAAAAGCAAATAAAAGCTTAAATTTAAGGCGTTTTAGCTCTTTTTGCTTTGCATTTTCTATATTTAATTCATCTTGTAAGACACTAAAGCCTAGTTGAGAAATTTTATCTTTTACGCTTTGTTTTGCTGTGTCATTTTTAAGTAAAAAAACTCCACTCATATTTGTGTAAGAAATGCTAGCATCCTCCACGCCCTCAAGCTTTCTTGTAGCATTTTCTA from Campylobacter upsaliensis includes:
- a CDS encoding NAD(P)H-dependent glycerol-3-phosphate dehydrogenase — translated: MSSIAIIGAGKWGSALYHALNTKNTCFISSPTPREMPHFIPIKEALKCDYLIFALSAQALHTWLKTHFKNQNAKVLIASKGIEARTGLFLDEIFMEFLDENQICVLSGPSFAAEVEKHLPTALMINGKNLALCKEFANFFPPFIKTYIDDDVRGAEICGAYKNVLAIASGICDGLKLGNNARASLISRGLIEMHRFGKFFKAKEETFLGLSGAGDLFLTASSMLSRNYRVGLMLAQNKNLQEILQTLGEVAEGVETAFAIEKLAKKNQIYTPIVSEVVSILQGESVRNSVEKLLKQKDWI
- a CDS encoding heavy metal translocating P-type ATPase, which encodes MEEYRLKIGKMSCVNCANAIENATRKLEGVEDASISYTNMSGVFLLKNDTAKQSVKDKISQLGFSVLQDELNIENAKQKELKRLKFKLLFAFILSSVIMAFEMFVFNTFSYNLQLILSFVVIFYCGFDFFFSALKGLRHKNLTMNTLVALGSLSAFLYSLCVYFGLFGEHLYFSGAAMIVSFVLLGKFIEEKTKNKAQIYQNKLQNLEAKKARILLENGEIKELSSSFVKTDDILLLSQNEVSPVDGLILEGRAEVDMSFLNGEFMPVLKKAGESIEAGAMIISGNLKLKASKKAMDSTLEQLKDLVFRASLFKSPLMRLIDKISAYFVGFILILALLVFLFYLPNLEKAFLHALAVLLISCPCALGLATPLALALAFEKGAKNFILLKNPAALEILSQIKLVFFDKTGTLTQNTLSVFKHNLSEENFLKLAQIQTQSSHPIAKAIAKKSKESTLKGEITHQIGKGLIYKEDENTYLIGNEELVKDTKELEKTREFLNTCDEFAPIRVYFAKNGVCLGGVALQNALKKDAKELINFLNLQHIKSVILSGDNEKSVAKIAKELQIDFHAKMTPKDKLNFLQKEQEQCKILFIGDGLNDAAALQKADLSISFSEASELAKQNTDIILMREDLTLIKLCFHLAKRTKHIIKLNLFWAFSYNLFSIPLAAGAFSLSLSPHLAALMMSLSSLAVVLNSLRLKMDKTF
- a CDS encoding amidohydrolase family protein, which translates into the protein MIIKNAKIYGKELKDLEISQGLIQKIGENLQGEEIFDAKGLTLLPSFIDLCVYLKNDKFSLNHLDLLEKECLKGGVSTILLRDVMDFDEETFILFLQNLSHRTLQIFSSVKVKEPLKNIASMINQGAVALDLESKLNANILKIAMQYALMKKVPIFAKCLNEDFDDNGVMNDCLLSSKLGLIGMSELAESSEVAKLKEIAAFYQSEVIYDCLSLARSLKIATDETILISIHHLIKNENACENFNTAAKIKPPLRSEEDRAFLQNALKKGKIRFLSAMHCPKSSNLKDLAFDEAAFGIHSICEYVSLCYSFLVQNAFISWEKLCEATSLNPAKFLKLNSGEIKEGKEANLILFDENVSTKAPLNSLYSKDTLKGEVKHHLLKGEFVF
- a CDS encoding potassium channel family protein; amino-acid sequence: MKNLTYGVIGLGKFGSVVAEELLAAGHTVVIADKDEEALKNIQNSVNYAYILDSTNVAALKEAGFHDLGVVIVSIGENVEKSILTLMALKDIGVSNIIAKATSNIHGQILSKLGATKVIYPEKESAKRLVKEFLVQSMDFEVFDLSSNTMRAVKITIDDKLAGNSLKHIAQNMHLVAYKKLNSNWEILPDLETITAFSGDVVILLGTTKELKEFEH